One window of Entelurus aequoreus isolate RoL-2023_Sb linkage group LG06, RoL_Eaeq_v1.1, whole genome shotgun sequence genomic DNA carries:
- the LOC133652259 gene encoding transcription factor 7-like isoform X1, whose amino-acid sequence MEQLLHTFQGAIEGMTWEQISSTLMEVIADCSPPPTPPCPPELAQLDSYNLRPLTMEQLVDTFQGAIEGMTWEEISSTLKKVIEDCSPPPTPPCPLEPAQLDSYNLMSTTAANTLHPGINLSLKNLHPIRTIMVVYEILPAPRVTAPAPKPSKAKPSFCRRRKRHEKEDHIKKPPNAFMMFLKENRQSVAAGMNVKRSTEVNTILGQIWRSMTMDEQNKYYKMADEELRRRRSSSSTLTA is encoded by the exons ATGGAGCAGCTTCTACACACTTTCCAGGGTGCCATCGAGGGGATGACATGGGAGCAGATCAGCAGCACCCTTATGGAGGTTATTGCAGACTGCTCGCCTCCTCCTACTCCTCCTTGCCCCCCGGAACTTGCTCAACTGGACTCATACAACCTA AGACCTTTAACAATGGAACAGCTCGTGGACACATTCCAGGGTGCCATCGAGGGGATGACATGGGAGGAGATCAGCAGCACCCTTAAGAAGGTTATTGAAGACTGCTCGCCTCCTCCTACTCCTCCGTGCCCCCTGGAGCCTGCTCAGCTGGACTCGTACAACCTA ATGTCCACCACAGCCGCCAATACGCTGCACCCAGGTATCAACTTGTCGTTAAAAAATCTCCACCCCATCAGAACGAT AATGGTGGTCTATGAGATCTTGCCAGCCCCTCGAGTCACTGCACCTGCACCAAAACCCTCCAAGGCAAA ACCATCTTTCTGCAGAAGGAGGAAGAGGCATGAAAAAGAGGACCACATTAAGAAACCGCCCAATGCCTTCATGATGTTCTTGAAAGAGAACAGGCAAAGCGTGGCGGCGGGCATGAACGTCAAAAGGAGCACCGAAGTCAACACCATCCTAGGCCAGATA TGGAGATCAATGACAATGGATGAACagaataaatattataaaatGGCTGATGAAGAGCTACGTCGCAGGAGGAGCAGTAGCAGCACTTTGACGGCATGA
- the LOC133652259 gene encoding transcription factor 7-like isoform X2, translating to MEQLLHTFQGAIEGMTWEQISSTLMEVIADCSPPPTPPCPPELAQLDSYNLRPLTMEQLVDTFQGAIEGMTWEEISSTLKKVIEDCSPPPTPPCPLEPAQLDSYNLMSTTAANTLHPGINLSLKNLHPIRTIMVVYEILPAPRVTAPAPKPSKAKRRKRHEKEDHIKKPPNAFMMFLKENRQSVAAGMNVKRSTEVNTILGQIWRSMTMDEQNKYYKMADEELRRRRSSSSTLTA from the exons ATGGAGCAGCTTCTACACACTTTCCAGGGTGCCATCGAGGGGATGACATGGGAGCAGATCAGCAGCACCCTTATGGAGGTTATTGCAGACTGCTCGCCTCCTCCTACTCCTCCTTGCCCCCCGGAACTTGCTCAACTGGACTCATACAACCTA AGACCTTTAACAATGGAACAGCTCGTGGACACATTCCAGGGTGCCATCGAGGGGATGACATGGGAGGAGATCAGCAGCACCCTTAAGAAGGTTATTGAAGACTGCTCGCCTCCTCCTACTCCTCCGTGCCCCCTGGAGCCTGCTCAGCTGGACTCGTACAACCTA ATGTCCACCACAGCCGCCAATACGCTGCACCCAGGTATCAACTTGTCGTTAAAAAATCTCCACCCCATCAGAACGAT AATGGTGGTCTATGAGATCTTGCCAGCCCCTCGAGTCACTGCACCTGCACCAAAACCCTCCAAGGCAAA AAGGAGGAAGAGGCATGAAAAAGAGGACCACATTAAGAAACCGCCCAATGCCTTCATGATGTTCTTGAAAGAGAACAGGCAAAGCGTGGCGGCGGGCATGAACGTCAAAAGGAGCACCGAAGTCAACACCATCCTAGGCCAGATA TGGAGATCAATGACAATGGATGAACagaataaatattataaaatGGCTGATGAAGAGCTACGTCGCAGGAGGAGCAGTAGCAGCACTTTGACGGCATGA